A window of Streptomyces sp. Je 1-332 genomic DNA:
TGGCCGGCTTCCACTGCATGATCTTCAGGCCGCCGAGCGCGGAGTTGGCCTTGGCCAGGGCACGCCGGCCGAGCGGCGAGACACGCTGGTTGAGGGCACCGGTCATACGGTCCAGGTACATCGCGAGGATGACCACCGCGATGCCGCCCTCGAAGCCGAGCGCGACGTCGACCGAGCTGATGCCGTCGTACACGGTGGAGCCGAGGCCGCCACCGCCGACCATGCCGGCGACGACGACCATCGAGAGAGCGAGCATGATCGCCTGGTTGACGCCCGCCATGATCGTGGGCAGCGCCAGCGGAAGCTGGACGCGCCACAGGGTGTTGCGCGGATGCGTGCCGAACGCCTCGGCGGCCTCGATCAGTTCCTCGTCGACCTGCCGGATGCCGAGCTCGGCGAGGCGGACGGCGGGCGGCATCGCGAACACGATGGTCGCGACCATGCCGGGTACCGGACCGACACCGAAGAAGAAGATGCCCGGGATCAGATAGACCATGGCGGGCATGGTCTGCATGAAGTCGAGCACCGGACGTATCGCGCCGCTGACGGTGCGGTTCTTGGCGGCCCAGATGCCGATCGGCAGCGCGAACACAAAGATGATCACGCAGGAGACGAGCACGAGGGACAGCGTGTTCATCGCCGGTTCCCACTGCTCGATCGAGTCGATCAGCGCGAATCCCGCGAAGGTCGCCACCGCGGCGACGAACCCGCGCAGCCAGAAGGCGAGCACGGCGAAGATGCCGATGAGGATCAGCGGTTCGGGCGAGGTGAGCACCGCGTTGACGGCGTCGTAGGCGTTTCCGACGACCAGCTTGATGAACTCGAAGAGCCACTCGCAGTTGTCGCGCAGCCAGTCGACGCCGGAGGCGACCCAGTCGCCGATATGGATCCTAGGCACTGGCGATCACCTTGCTCACGGGGCCCTCGCCCTTGTCCTCGGTCACCGGGGACGCGGACACCGCGTCCTGCGGCGTGTCATCGCTCTCCCGCACCGCGGGCATCGGCTCGCCGAGCACCGCGAGCAGCCGTGCCCGCGGCACGACGCCGATGAGCGCGCCCTCGTCGTCGGTCACGGCGACGGCCGCGCCGCTGGTGGAGCACGGCGTGAACAGCTCGATGATCGGGGTGTCCGCCTTGACCGTGGCGGGGGCCGCGGACAGCACGTCCTGTGCGGTCGTCAGCTCCTTGCCCTCGGGCGTCTTCGTGCCGAAGACGGTCTCGGGCTCGGCCATGATCGCGCCCGCCGTGAGGACACGGGAGCGGTCGACGTCCTGCGTGAACGCGGCGACGTAGTCGTTGGCCGGGGTGACGAGGATGTCCTCGGCGTTGCCGATCTGGACGATCTCGCCGTCGCGCATGACGGCGATCTGGTCGCCCAGACGCATGGCCTCATTCAGGTCGTGGGTGATGAAGACGATGGTCTTCTTCAGCCGCTTCTGCAGCTCCAGGAGCTGGTCCTGCATGTCGCGGCGGATCAGGGGGTCGAGCGCGCTGAACGACTCGTCCATGAGGAGCAGGTCGGCATCGGTCGCCAGGGCGCGGGCCAGGCCCACGCGCTGCTGCATACCGCCGGAGAGCTCGTCGGGCCAGGACTTCTCCCAGCCCTTGAGGCCCGCGAGTTCGAGCGCCACCGTGGCGCGCTCCTCGCGCTCGGCGCG
This region includes:
- a CDS encoding glycine betaine/L-proline ABC transporter ATP-binding protein; this translates as MSRLQAEHLYKVFGRRPADAVEKLRHGTDREELRAEGTTAAVIDASFTVEPGQIFVVMGLSGSGKSTLLRMLNGLSEPTAGQVLFDGQDLTGLSARELREVRSKKISMVFQHFALFPHRSVLENAGYGLEVQGVPRAEREERATVALELAGLKGWEKSWPDELSGGMQQRVGLARALATDADLLLMDESFSALDPLIRRDMQDQLLELQKRLKKTIVFITHDLNEAMRLGDQIAVMRDGEIVQIGNAEDILVTPANDYVAAFTQDVDRSRVLTAGAIMAEPETVFGTKTPEGKELTTAQDVLSAAPATVKADTPIIELFTPCSTSGAAVAVTDDEGALIGVVPRARLLAVLGEPMPAVRESDDTPQDAVSASPVTEDKGEGPVSKVIASA